One Hevea brasiliensis isolate MT/VB/25A 57/8 chromosome 5, ASM3005281v1, whole genome shotgun sequence genomic region harbors:
- the LOC110643252 gene encoding F-box/FBD/LRR-repeat protein At1g13570, with product MERLCVGGGSDRISDLPSNVIVHILACLPLKDAVRTSTLSKKWKEIWHTMLHIIVDDDHFHGRSLRNLEGIINYILTRHQGKIEKFSVSVEEVKNCYNMKSWICRLSEKSIQELSLIIWGGEYNEVPSELFSCQQLRKLNLRRFEVKLLHSFKGFHNLISLQLNKVNISTAIFERLISGCPLLEQLTIKNLSCFDHLHIIVPNLKYFCFDGEFKSLCFNTPLLEVLSIDLYRIDCDFENNQFDLRFQIRGLPPAIKELYVRCRFQKFLAAGDTFTEVSTSYSHLRTVVINAFCFDKVDEVASLLSLIGGALNLQMLDIEANGCNNNNEAVSEPIIQFWEEQNHLPLSLNQLQKVTVRSFHGKDFEIRFIQFVLANAPILKEITVECVKHPDFNQDEVKLLLVPFCVASTEFHLAGGTCDSCSVHSSDSAYNLNSSFSHFW from the exons ATGGAGAGACTTTGTGTTGGTGGTGGTTCAGATAGAATCAGTGATCTTCCAAGCAATGTGATAGTCCACATCCTAGCATGTTTGCCATTGAAAGACGCTGTGAGGACCAGTACATTGTCAAAGAAGTGGAAGGAAATTTGGCATACAATGCTACATATTATAGTTGATGATGACCATTTTCATGGAAGGTCACTACGGAATCTTGAGGGCATAATCAATTATATCCTCACTAGACATCaaggaaaaattgagaaattttctGTGTCTGTTGAAGAAGTGAAAAACTGTTACAACATGAAGTCGTGGATATGCAGGCTATCAGAGAAGTCAATTCAGGAACTGTCCCTCATTATCTGGGGAGGTGAGTACAATGAAGTACCATCTGAATTGTTTTCTTGTCAGCAGTTGAGGAAGTTAAACCTCCGCCGTTTTGAGGTTAAACTGTTACATTCATTCAAAGGATTTCATAATCTTATTAGCCTTCAGTTGAACAAAGTTAACATATCAACGGCAATTTTTGAAAGGCTTATTTCTGGATGCCCACTGCTTGAACAATTGACTATAAAAAACTTGAGCTGTTTTGATCATCTTCACATCATTGTCCCCAATCTCAAGTATTTTTGCTTTGATGGAGAATTCAAATCTCTGTGTTTCAATACTCCACTTCTTGAGGTTTTGTCTATCGATTTATATCGAATTGATTGTGACTTTGAGAATAACCAGTTTGATCTAAGATTCCAAATCCGCGGTCTGCCACCTGCAATTAAGGAGCTTTATGTGCGATGTCGATTTCAGAAG TTCTTGGCCGCAGGTGATACATTTACTGAAGTTTCAACTTCTTATAGCCATCTGAGGACAGTTGTAATCAACGCATTTTGTTTTGACAAGGTGGACGAAGTCGCAAGTTTGCTGTCTTTGATTGGAGGTGCCTTAAACTTGCAAATGCTTGATATAGAA GCAAACGgctgtaataataataatgaagctGTCTCTGAACCTATCATACAGTTTTGGGAAGAGCAAAATCATCTTCCTTTATCCTTGAACCAATTGCAGAAAGTGACAGTAAGATCTTTCCATGGTAAAGATTTTGAGATAAGGTTTATACAATTTGTGCTGGCAAATGCACCTATCCTCAAGGAGATTACTGTTGAATGCGTGAAGCATCCTGACTTCAACCAGGATGAAGTAAAGTTATTATTGGTGCCGTTTTGTGTGGCTTCAACAGAATTCCATTTGGCTGGAGGGACTTGTGATTCCTGCAGTGTTCATTCCTCGGATTCCGCTTACAACTTAAACAGTTCATTCTCTCACTTTTGGTGA